The nucleotide sequence TTTTAATCTCATCTGAATCTAAAGTACCATCGCCCCGTAATGGAAGGTTAAGCATCAAGTTTCCGTTTTTACTCACAATATCCACAAGCATTGGTATTATTTCAGCTGCCTGTTTATACTTGTGTTGATAGTACATTTGTCTGTTATAATGCCATGTGCCGATACATTCGTCCGTTTGCCATGCATCAGGTAATATATCGGGTGCATTGCTTTTTTCAATATCGAGCATAATGGCATCACGTTGCTCTTCATTCAACATTTTGGTATTCATTACAGCTTCGTTTCTACCGTTCCATTTAGTGTTGGTGTTGTAAAAGTGTGCTGCCATTTTTAGTCCTAGGGTTGAATCAATCTCATACAATGGAAGCACAAAATCATCAAAGTAAATTTGGTCCGGTTTGTAATCGTCCCAAAGTTGGATTACACGATTGTAGTATTTTGTTATATAAGCTGAATCTGGAGTTTGAACACCTAAATTCGGGTCCCAGCTCTATTCGACAATATTGTTTGGGTTTGCTTTGTGATTTTGCTCGTATAAATCCTGAGGGTCATAGCCTTCCCACCATTTGCCTTTTCCGTCAGCTTTTGTAAGCTTTCCATCGTAAGGAATACCGGCATATGGTCCTTCAGTATCAGCACCTTGGGCGGTTTCGTACCAGCTCCAGGCATGGGAAGCGTGTACACTGACACCAAAGCGTAAACCTAATTTTCGAGCAGCTTTGGACCATTCTCCGATAAGATCTCTTTTGGGACCCATATTTACCGCGTTCCAAGGCTGGTATTTAGAATTGTAGTTGTCAAAATTATCATGATGGTTGGCCATTGCCATAAAATAACGAGCCCCACAATCTTTGTAAAGGGTAAGTAATGAATCGGCATTAAAATTCTCTGCTTTCCACTCATTGATTACATCTTTAAAACCAAATTCGGAAGGATGGCCGTAATGATCTAGATGGTAAAGGTATTGTCGATTTGTTTCAGTCCCAACCGTGCCCGTACTATCCGTAAAACGGTAGCCTGCTGTTTTTTCAATATACATATTACGGGCATACCAGTCGTCAGCTTCAGGTTCGCATTGTGCACCCCAATGGGCCCAAATACCAAATTTCGCATCGCGAAACCATTCTGGCGATTCATATTGCTTAAGAGATTCCCAAGTGGGTTCAAATGTTATAGGTTTTTTTGAATCTGTTTTTTCTTGTGCTATTCCTATTACATGATAAAATGTAAATAAAACAATAAATAATGTGCTTTGGTACATTTGTTTTCTTTTATTCATTTTCTGGTGCTTGAATATCGTACCAGCTTGTTGTAAACGGTCAGTATAAGAAACATAGGGCAGGTGATAAGCGATAGGTTTCTGTTTGGTACTAAACCAAATATAAATATTTTGCTTTATCATTTTTTGTAAATGCCATATTTTATAGTTGGCAAGATTGCAAATACAGAGACCTTTCAGAAAGCCTTAACCGCCGTATATTTTTTTTCCTTGTGCCTGGCACAACTCAAAATCTTAAACAAATACATCCATCCTGATACTTAATGGAAATAATACCCTTTTAAAATCAGTCAGTTATGCTTCTTTATTTCAAAAAATAAGAGGATTGGACTCCATGTCGAGTTGTGCAACGGTTACTTTTGACAGCAAAAATAGTGATACGTTTGAGTAAGTACGTTCTGCTTGTGGAGATTCAAACCTACTGAAATCTGTTCGAATACAGTTCTTCTGCACCATAGTACTTATTAAAAATAATCGATAGGTCTAGATGGATTTGAATGTCCAAAAATCGTTATTGGGCAGAGGTGCTTCAAAGGTCTGGGATTCTTTGGAGCTTGAGTTTTCATAGGTTATTTTCCATGCATGTAGGCAAATGGATAGGGGAAAGTATTTTTGATCCGAACCATACTTTTCATCTCCGATAATAGGAAGGTCTAAATTGGCTAATTGCGCCCTTATTTGATGGAATCGACCTGTTTTTGGCTTAATTTCTAAAAGATAACCGAAATCGTTTTTGTCTATAACCACATAGGAAAGTGAGCAGTTCAGGGCGTCTTTTGATTTTGTAGGGACGATGTCCGCTCTTTTTTCTAAGTTGTTTTTTACAAGAAAATTCACCAGGTTCCCTTTATTCTTTGCCGGCTTATTCTTAACAATTGCCAAATAGGTTTTTTGAACTTTACGGCTACTGAAAAGGTTATTGAATTCTACAAGAATGCTTTTTTTCTTTGCAAGAATTAAGACACCACTTGTAACGCGATCTAACCTATGTATGATGCCAAGATAAGGCTTCCGCTTACTTTTTAAAAGGTGATTCAAAACCTGAGTCTCGACTGTGACCGCTTCGTAAGGACTTTTTTCACTTATAAGTCCCGCCGCTTTATTTACAACAATATAGTCTTTGTTTTCATGAATGACATCAAGTTCTGGCATTGGGAGTTTTACTTTTCAATTTTCGAATGGGGTAGCAGACGTTTTAACGTCTCTTATTTTTAGATTTACGTTTGTTTTTTAGGCGTGAATGACTTGCAGGAATCGCATCATCAAAGGTGTTTTTAACTTTCTTCGGTTTAATGCTTTTCCAAGAATCATTTTCTTTTTCGGGCACTAATGCTTCTACCAAATCTTTTCTGCCTAATTTATTCAACGTATTTCTGATCCAGCCTTTATTTTCCCTTTTATACCAAAAAAAGAAGCGATGCTGCTCATCCTTTTCTTGTTTTGTTTTTGGAGTCTTGGTCGGTTTTAGTGTGTAAGGATGAAATCCACTATAATAAATAACCGTTGCAACCGTCATTGGTGTTGGCGTAAAACCTTGTACTTGTTCTAACTGAAAACCCATATTTTTTGTTTCAGCCGCTAGATTGGCCATATCCTCTACTTCGCAAGCAGGATGATTTGAAATAAAATAAGGAATCAACTGAAGCTTCAGGTTCTTCTTTATATTGATTCTATCAAAACGCTCTTTAAATTTATGAAAGTATTGAAAGGAAGGTTTCCGCATCAGTTTTAAGACGGGATCGGACGTATGTTCCGGAGCCACTTTTAAACGCCCGGAAATATGCTTTGTCATTACCTCTTCCGTATAATCATCTAATTCTTTAGGGTCCGCATTTTTATTGAATTCGGGCACTAACATATCGTGACGAATACCACTTCCGATAAATGATTTTTTTATTTTAGGATGTTTATCTACGGCTTGATATAACTTGGTTAGCGGTTTGTGAGAGGTATCTAGATTACTGCAAATGACAGGGGAAATACAAGAAGGGGCCACACATTTATCGCAAATGGACTGTACCTTCCCTTTCATCTTGTACATATTGGCCGACGGCCCTCCAATATCTGATAGGTAGCCTTTAAAATCAGGCATGTTGGCGACTTTGTCGACTTCCTTTAAAATAGATTCTTCACTTCTACTGGCAATAAATTTTCCTTGGTGTGCCGAAATCGTACAAAAACTACAACCTCCAAAACAACCACGATGAATGTTAATGGAAGTCTTGATCATTTCAAACGCAGGAATTGGCCCACGTTTATTGTATTTCGGATGCGGTAACCGAGTGTAGGGCAAATCAAAAGAAGCATCAATTTCCTTTTCGGTCATTGTTGGGTATGGTGGATTTATCACCAATATTCTATCTTTTACGCCTTGAAAAATTCGTCTAGCTTTAAGCTTATTAGATTCCTGCTCTATGACTTTAAAGTTAGAGGCAAATTTTTTCTTATCCTTTAAACAAACATCGTGCGAATGAATTTCAACATCTTCCCAATTTTTGTTTTTAGGGGTAGCTTCATCCTTATCAATTAAAAAAGCGGTTTGTTTTATGGTTTTTAAACTCGAGAAAGGCACTCCTTTTTGCAAGAGCTCAACCACTTCTCGCAGAGGTTGTTCACCCATACCATACACCAACATATCAGCTTTAGAAGTTTCTAAAATAGTTGGCAATAATTTATCACTCCAATAATCATAGTGCGTAACACGACGCAGGGAAGCTTCAATACCCCCTATTAAAACGGGAACATCCGGGAATTTATCTTTTAAAATATTTGAATAAACCGATGTGGCGTAATCTGGTCGAAATCCTTTATCACCATTTGGGGTATAGGCATCCTTATCCCTACGTTTTTTACTAGCGGTATAATTACTCACCATGGGGTCCATACACCCACCGGTAACTCCAAAAAATAATTTTGGCGTCCCCAATTTTGTAAAATCTTGCAAATCATCGTTCACATTCGGTTGCGGAACAATAGCTACTCTTAAGCCATAGCTTTCCAGAATGCGACCGATAACGGCTGGTCCAAATGAAGGATGATCTACATAGGCGTCTCCGCTAAATAGAATAACATCTAATTCTTCCCAACCCCGAATTTTCACTTCTTTGTTCGTTGTTGGTAACCAATCTGAAAGTCTGTTTTCTTGCATTTGACTACAAAGGTACGTTTAAATTTGTTATAGAACTTAACAATAAAGTCCATCAGAGCAACAGTTTGGCTTGATCGAAGCCTCTACATAAACTTGTTGAAAAATCCTTTGGCGCAACAATTACGCATGAATAAAATCCATCTGCGTGTAGCCATCCCTAAAAGCAGGTAAGGTTACATTTTTGCTTGAAACTCTAAATCAATTTTTGTTCTAAAACATTACGTTCCAAGGACGTTAAAATACGATGGTTTTTCACTCACGAAATGTTTTGTTAGTATTGCTAGCGACCTTGTGTATGAAACGCAGCATAAAAAAGCGCTAGCTTTTCGGATTGTACACGATCCGGATTTTTAAATTAGGCGGTATTCGCAAATACACACAAAGCTCTCGGAGAGCCTGTAATAGCTATGTTTTTTATACATTGTGCCTGTTGCACAACTCAAAATTTAAAATAAACACGTCAATCCTGATACGTAATCGGTACAATACCTTTTTAAAAACCAGTATGTTATGATATTTTAAATTTCAAAACATAGGGGGTAGACTCCATGTCGAGTTGCGCAACGGCCACTATTGTTAGCTTTAGTTATTTTTCAATCAAATGTGTCCAAAAAGCACCGCTAATATCTGTAATTTTCAGGGTGTATATTCCATTTGCCATGTTCGATAAAACCGTATGATTTAAGCTTATTCTAGCTTTAGCTCCCAATGGTACAATTAAGCTATGTTCTCCTGGTTTGATTTTGGCAATATAATAATTATCGAAATTCT is from Zobellia galactanivorans and encodes:
- a CDS encoding RluA family pseudouridine synthase is translated as MPELDVIHENKDYIVVNKAAGLISEKSPYEAVTVETQVLNHLLKSKRKPYLGIIHRLDRVTSGVLILAKKKSILVEFNNLFSSRKVQKTYLAIVKNKPAKNKGNLVNFLVKNNLEKRADIVPTKSKDALNCSLSYVVIDKNDFGYLLEIKPKTGRFHQIRAQLANLDLPIIGDEKYGSDQKYFPLSICLHAWKITYENSSSKESQTFEAPLPNNDFWTFKSI
- a CDS encoding YgiQ family radical SAM protein: MQENRLSDWLPTTNKEVKIRGWEELDVILFSGDAYVDHPSFGPAVIGRILESYGLRVAIVPQPNVNDDLQDFTKLGTPKLFFGVTGGCMDPMVSNYTASKKRRDKDAYTPNGDKGFRPDYATSVYSNILKDKFPDVPVLIGGIEASLRRVTHYDYWSDKLLPTILETSKADMLVYGMGEQPLREVVELLQKGVPFSSLKTIKQTAFLIDKDEATPKNKNWEDVEIHSHDVCLKDKKKFASNFKVIEQESNKLKARRIFQGVKDRILVINPPYPTMTEKEIDASFDLPYTRLPHPKYNKRGPIPAFEMIKTSINIHRGCFGGCSFCTISAHQGKFIASRSEESILKEVDKVANMPDFKGYLSDIGGPSANMYKMKGKVQSICDKCVAPSCISPVICSNLDTSHKPLTKLYQAVDKHPKIKKSFIGSGIRHDMLVPEFNKNADPKELDDYTEEVMTKHISGRLKVAPEHTSDPVLKLMRKPSFQYFHKFKERFDRINIKKNLKLQLIPYFISNHPACEVEDMANLAAETKNMGFQLEQVQGFTPTPMTVATVIYYSGFHPYTLKPTKTPKTKQEKDEQHRFFFWYKRENKGWIRNTLNKLGRKDLVEALVPEKENDSWKSIKPKKVKNTFDDAIPASHSRLKNKRKSKNKRR
- a CDS encoding alpha-L-fucosidase, which encodes MIKQNIYIWFSTKQKPIAYHLPYVSYTDRLQQAGTIFKHQKMNKRKQMYQSTLFIVLFTFYHVIGIAQEKTDSKKPITFEPTWESLKQYESPEWFRDAKFGIWAHWGAQCEPEADDWYARNMYIEKTAGYRFTDSTGTVGTETNRQYLYHLDHYGHPSEFGFKDVINEWKAENFNADSLLTLYKDCGARYFMAMANHHDNFDNYNSKYQPWNAVNMGPKRDLIGEWSKAARKLGLRFGVSVHASHAWSWYETAQGADTEGPYAGIPYDGKLTKADGKGKWWEGYDPQDLYEQNHKANPNNIVE
- a CDS encoding alpha-L-fucosidase, which produces MTKYYNRVIQLWDDYKPDQIYFDDFVLPLYEIDSTLGLKMAAHFYNTNTKWNGRNEAVMNTKMLNEEQRDAIMLDIEKSNAPDILPDAWQTDECIGTWHYNRQMYYQHKYKQAAEIIPMLVDIVSKNGNLMLNLPLRGDGTLDSDEIKIIKEIGAWLKINGEAIYATRPWKVSGEGPSTKKAPRHQTFGSSYTEYSSEDIRFTRSKDNKTLFAIVLAWPEDGRINIKSLAKGAPTAEKIKDVSLIGYEGKINWKLGDKGLQVNLPNKLVSEHGFAIKIHKKP